In a single window of the Niabella ginsenosidivorans genome:
- a CDS encoding NAD(P)H-dependent flavin oxidoreductase, translated as MGQRYYLPPEKNEPPETNIYPGTGAKPKASEATEWKNTHRFPGAFIVEIRPAAGISFLFIILKRKAVRSFKTYFFMNPVISYTQYPIILAPMLGVVTPEMVAAVAEAGGLGSLPLGGLSVEASRKLIRKTRQLTSKTFAVNFFANTAPDVEKNKEATGQMLLFIQNILKKKNWAENTGFCYQFYPYQDLIDLIIEEDIRFVSFTFGVPDDECIQKLKSNGIILTGTATSVSEAVMLEKSGVDTVVAQGIEAGGHRGTFLPGALPQTGLFALVPQIADAVKIPVIASGGICDQRTMQAAFNLGAGAVQIGSYFINAEESLATDVYRNLLKRATDTATQLTRSYTGRWARGIRNNFMELIENSQLPIPDYPIQNLLTTKMRELAKQHGDAGFMNFWAGQNARYAPAKPTEAIINELIVIYKTIHAAE; from the coding sequence ATGGGGCAAAGATACTATTTACCCCCGGAGAAAAATGAACCTCCGGAAACGAATATTTATCCCGGAACCGGGGCAAAGCCAAAGGCTTCTGAAGCAACGGAATGGAAAAACACCCATCGTTTTCCTGGTGCTTTTATTGTTGAGATCAGACCGGCAGCCGGCATTTCGTTCCTTTTTATAATTTTGAAAAGAAAAGCGGTCCGCAGCTTTAAAACATATTTCTTTATGAACCCGGTAATTTCATACACACAGTATCCGATTATTCTTGCACCCATGTTAGGCGTGGTAACACCGGAGATGGTGGCTGCGGTTGCCGAAGCGGGCGGACTGGGGTCATTACCTTTAGGCGGTCTTTCTGTTGAAGCCTCCCGGAAGCTGATCCGGAAAACCAGGCAGCTGACCAGTAAAACATTTGCGGTGAACTTTTTTGCAAATACCGCTCCTGATGTAGAAAAAAATAAAGAGGCAACCGGCCAGATGCTGCTTTTTATTCAAAATATACTGAAGAAAAAGAACTGGGCAGAAAATACCGGGTTCTGTTATCAGTTCTATCCCTACCAGGACCTGATCGACCTGATCATTGAAGAAGACATTCGTTTTGTTAGTTTTACATTTGGAGTACCCGATGATGAATGTATTCAAAAGCTAAAATCAAATGGAATTATATTAACAGGAACCGCCACCAGTGTCAGTGAAGCAGTTATGCTTGAAAAATCAGGTGTGGATACAGTGGTGGCCCAGGGGATTGAAGCGGGTGGTCACCGGGGCACTTTTTTGCCGGGAGCACTACCACAAACAGGTCTTTTTGCTCTTGTTCCCCAGATTGCTGATGCGGTAAAGATCCCCGTGATTGCTTCAGGCGGCATCTGTGACCAGAGAACCATGCAGGCAGCTTTCAATCTTGGGGCCGGCGCTGTACAGATCGGCAGTTATTTTATAAATGCTGAAGAGAGCCTCGCTACGGACGTTTACCGTAATTTATTAAAAAGGGCTACTGATACAGCTACGCAATTAACCCGGAGCTATACGGGACGCTGGGCACGTGGTATAAGAAATAATTTTATGGAGTTGATTGAAAACAGCCAGCTTCCGATTCCTGATTACCCGATTCAGAATCTACTTACAACGAAAATGCGGGAACTGGCCAAACAGCATGGAGATGCCGGTTTTATGAATTTCTGGGCCGGGCAAAATGCAAGATACGCTCCTGCCAAACCTACAGAAGCCATCATTAACGAACTGATTGTAATTTATAAAACAATACACGCTGCTGAATAA
- a CDS encoding FtsK/SpoIIIE family DNA translocase — protein sequence MANKSKSKNKRPTARTNTKKAATGTWKVEKEEKVQLKALAKDERTWKIAGTTFLLVAVFLIISFVSYFFTWKQDFTQISRGSAILWDFDVSVNNLLGKLGALAAHFFIYKLFGVAAVLICTFFFVVGVNLMWRRRVFSVWRNLKYVTLGMLAGSAILAYLLPNEEFRYGGGVGNMIVHWLVASLGQIGAGAVLGLIVIAYFIWQFNPVFSFPGKLKRVNGAPPPEPVTAGAGDEPEVKEPEAVEKIAPVQEGAKLIIDVDVEKPKYDIKLVNKEPEVHAKEEEEGYERITVLKPGIKKPDPVIEKADAAAAQELNIPAAEKTGSVKQEEDLKLEINSDPIAPVQPAVADEKKKPYEPALNLRNYKKPTTDLLETHGSEKVVQDPNELENNKNQIIQTLRNYDIEIQKISATVGPTVTLYEIVPAAGVRISKIKNLEDDIALSLSALGIRIIAPIPGRGTIGIEVPNARKTIVSMKTLLASEEFTKSSHSLPIALGKRIDNKNFIVDLATMPHLLMAGATGQGKSVGINAILVSLLYSKHPSQLKFVLVDPKKVELSVYSQIVNHFLARLPNEEDAIITDTKKVINTLNALCIEMDNRYDLLKDAGCRNIKEYNAKFAARKLNPERGHMFMPFIVLVVDEFADLIMTAGKEVEMPIARLAQLARAVGIHLIIATQRPSVNIITGIIKANFPARIAFKVSSKIDSRTILDAGGADQLIGKGDMLISLNGEISRLQCAFVDTPEVDKVVDFIAYQEGYPEPFLLPEYIDEKDLEAAGDFDPDDRDSLFEDAARLIVANQIGSTSLLQRRMKLGYNRAGRLMDQLEQAGIVGPNQGSKAREVLIKTEAELQQHLDMLG from the coding sequence ATGGCGAATAAGAGTAAATCGAAGAACAAAAGACCAACAGCCCGGACAAACACAAAGAAAGCCGCCACAGGAACCTGGAAGGTTGAAAAAGAAGAAAAAGTACAGCTAAAGGCGCTGGCAAAGGATGAACGTACCTGGAAAATTGCAGGAACAACCTTTCTGCTGGTTGCTGTTTTTTTAATTATTTCTTTTGTATCCTATTTTTTTACCTGGAAACAGGATTTTACACAAATATCCAGAGGCAGTGCCATCCTTTGGGACTTTGATGTAAGCGTCAACAACCTGCTTGGAAAATTAGGAGCGCTTGCTGCTCACTTCTTTATCTATAAATTATTTGGTGTTGCTGCTGTTCTGATCTGCACGTTCTTTTTTGTGGTAGGGGTAAACCTTATGTGGCGGCGCAGGGTTTTTTCTGTTTGGAGAAACCTGAAATATGTAACGCTGGGAATGCTGGCCGGGTCGGCCATCCTGGCCTATTTACTGCCCAATGAAGAGTTTCGTTATGGAGGAGGAGTAGGAAATATGATCGTGCACTGGCTGGTGGCATCATTAGGACAGATCGGTGCCGGCGCTGTTTTGGGATTGATCGTGATCGCCTACTTTATCTGGCAGTTTAACCCTGTGTTCAGCTTTCCCGGGAAGCTGAAACGCGTGAATGGCGCTCCTCCTCCGGAACCGGTAACTGCCGGAGCCGGAGATGAGCCGGAAGTAAAAGAACCGGAAGCCGTAGAAAAAATAGCCCCGGTACAGGAAGGCGCAAAGCTGATCATAGATGTTGACGTTGAAAAGCCAAAATATGATATTAAGCTGGTGAATAAAGAACCGGAGGTGCACGCAAAAGAAGAAGAGGAAGGGTACGAACGTATAACCGTTTTAAAACCCGGCATAAAAAAGCCGGACCCGGTTATTGAAAAGGCTGATGCTGCCGCTGCTCAGGAGCTGAACATACCGGCTGCCGAAAAAACAGGCTCTGTAAAGCAGGAAGAGGATCTGAAGCTGGAGATCAACTCAGACCCGATTGCCCCGGTACAGCCCGCTGTGGCAGATGAAAAAAAGAAGCCTTATGAACCCGCGCTGAATCTGCGTAATTATAAAAAACCCACCACCGATTTACTGGAAACGCATGGGAGTGAAAAAGTGGTGCAGGATCCGAATGAGCTGGAAAATAATAAGAACCAGATCATTCAAACGCTGCGGAATTATGATATCGAGATCCAGAAAATAAGCGCTACCGTTGGGCCAACTGTAACCCTTTATGAGATTGTGCCCGCGGCGGGAGTGCGAATTTCCAAGATCAAGAACCTGGAGGATGATATAGCGCTGAGCTTATCAGCATTGGGCATCCGCATTATTGCGCCCATACCCGGCCGGGGCACTATTGGTATTGAAGTGCCCAACGCGCGGAAGACCATTGTAAGCATGAAGACCCTGCTGGCTTCTGAAGAATTTACAAAAAGCAGTCATTCTTTGCCCATTGCATTGGGAAAGAGGATCGATAATAAAAACTTTATAGTAGACCTTGCTACCATGCCCCACCTGTTAATGGCGGGCGCTACCGGCCAGGGGAAGTCTGTTGGCATTAATGCGATCCTTGTTTCATTATTGTACAGCAAGCATCCCTCGCAATTAAAGTTTGTTCTGGTCGATCCGAAAAAAGTAGAACTGAGCGTTTACAGCCAGATCGTGAACCATTTCCTGGCGCGGTTGCCAAACGAGGAAGATGCTATTATTACAGACACCAAAAAGGTGATCAATACATTGAACGCGCTTTGTATAGAAATGGATAACCGGTATGATCTTTTAAAAGACGCAGGTTGCCGGAATATAAAGGAGTACAATGCAAAATTTGCTGCGCGCAAGCTGAACCCGGAAAGAGGGCATATGTTTATGCCGTTTATTGTACTGGTAGTAGATGAATTTGCGGATCTGATCATGACAGCAGGTAAAGAAGTGGAAATGCCGATTGCGCGCCTGGCCCAGCTGGCACGTGCGGTGGGCATACACCTTATTATTGCCACGCAGCGCCCGTCAGTAAATATAATTACGGGCATTATTAAAGCCAATTTTCCCGCACGTATTGCCTTTAAGGTGAGCAGTAAGATTGACAGCCGTACGATACTGGATGCCGGCGGGGCTGATCAGTTGATTGGTAAAGGGGATATGCTGATCAGCCTGAACGGGGAGATCTCCCGTTTACAATGCGCGTTTGTAGATACCCCGGAAGTGGATAAAGTGGTGGACTTTATTGCATACCAGGAAGGCTACCCCGAACCTTTCCTGCTGCCGGAATATATAGATGAAAAGGACCTGGAAGCTGCCGGTGATTTTGATCCGGATGACCGGGATTCTTTATTTGAGGATGCCGCCCGATTAATTGTTGCCAACCAGATCGGTTCTACCTCTTTGCTGCAGCGCAGGATGAAGCTGGGCTATAACAGGGCTGGCAGGTTGATGGATCAGTTGGAACAGGCAGGTATTGTTGGCCCCAACCAGGGCAGCAAGGCCAGGGAGGTGCTGATAAAGACAGAGGCGGAATTGCAGCAGCACCTGGACATGCTGGGTTAA
- a CDS encoding RNA polymerase sigma-70 factor — MNLNKMERNEEIIIRQLREGSERAYKYLYDHYYTTLCHTANGYLQDPDQSELIVGDLIFHLWEIRESLQIETSLLGYLVSAVRNRCINYLSSSRIRHEVPVSYLLQKSALGMAAFDYATPKDYVMNGLLEKELDGEFANAINALPPECKIVFVKSRFEKKKYEDISQELSISVNTVKYHMKNALRLLREKLEKYVAILLVLFFFK; from the coding sequence TTGAATTTAAATAAAATGGAGCGCAATGAAGAAATAATAATCAGGCAATTGAGAGAAGGTTCGGAAAGAGCGTATAAATATTTGTATGACCATTATTATACAACGTTGTGCCATACTGCAAACGGATATTTACAGGATCCTGATCAGTCGGAACTGATTGTGGGAGATCTCATTTTTCATTTATGGGAGATCAGGGAATCTTTGCAGATAGAAACCTCTTTGCTGGGCTATCTGGTCAGCGCGGTCAGGAACAGGTGCATCAATTATTTGTCCTCGTCGCGCATAAGACATGAAGTGCCGGTTTCTTACCTGCTGCAAAAATCGGCTTTGGGAATGGCCGCTTTTGATTATGCCACGCCAAAGGATTATGTAATGAACGGATTGTTAGAGAAGGAGTTAGATGGGGAGTTTGCCAATGCAATCAATGCTTTGCCGCCCGAATGCAAAATCGTTTTTGTAAAGAGCCGTTTTGAAAAGAAGAAATACGAAGATATTTCACAGGAATTAAGCATATCCGTCAACACCGTTAAATACCATATGAAGAATGCCTTACGGTTGTTGAGGGAAAAGCTGGAAAAATATGTGGCCATTCTTCTTGTCCTTTTTTTCTTTAAATAA
- a CDS encoding LolA family protein, protein MKKLYVSAFFLLVAVCSFAQQRDARAKAILDEVSAKFKTYQTVTANFAYSIQNAQGKILSKKTGIVNMKGPKFNISFGSNKIISDGNTVWNYDPSTKEVTVNNANKSESTITPQKLFTDFYNKDFMYVMGNESTVNGKPVSVIIMQPIDKNKPFSRLYVAVDKASKTIVSTTVVEKGGNRYVYMVSRLKPNAPIPDDQFTFDKAKYPGVEVVDLR, encoded by the coding sequence ATGAAGAAATTATATGTAAGCGCATTTTTTTTATTAGTAGCGGTATGTTCATTTGCACAGCAAAGGGACGCGAGGGCAAAGGCGATACTTGATGAAGTAAGCGCAAAATTTAAAACCTACCAGACCGTTACGGCCAATTTTGCTTATTCTATCCAGAATGCACAGGGCAAGATACTATCAAAAAAGACGGGTATTGTCAATATGAAAGGGCCAAAGTTCAATATCTCTTTCGGTAGTAATAAAATTATCAGCGACGGAAATACAGTATGGAACTATGATCCTTCCACCAAAGAAGTTACAGTAAACAATGCCAATAAATCAGAGAGCACCATTACTCCTCAAAAACTGTTTACCGATTTCTATAATAAAGACTTTATGTATGTAATGGGCAATGAATCAACAGTAAACGGCAAGCCCGTAAGCGTGATCATTATGCAGCCCATTGATAAGAACAAACCGTTTAGCCGGTTATATGTAGCTGTTGATAAAGCCTCCAAAACAATAGTAAGCACAACCGTTGTAGAAAAAGGCGGTAACCGGTATGTATATATGGTAAGCCGGCTGAAGCCGAATGCACCTATACCTGATGACCAGTTTACATTTGATAAAGCAAAGTATCCGGGGGTAGAAGTGGTGGACTTAAGATAA